The window TCATGAGAGCCTCgcctcaggccctggggccaACGTGGGGTGTGCATCCCCTGgtgcctctgtcccctcccatcCAGGCGCCTACAGGGAGCCCACCCTCTCAGCCCAGCCGGGCTCGCTGGTGCAGCCTGGAGACAACCTGACCCTCCAGTGTCATTCAGAAGCCGGATTTGACACATTCGCTCTGATGAAGGATGAGGGGCTCACACCTCCTATGCGTCTAGATGGGCAGCCCAGCCCCAACTTCTCCCTGGGCTGTGTGACCCCCACCCACGGGGGCCAGTACAGATGTTATGGTGGACACAACCTCTCCTCCACATGGTCTGTCCCGAGTGCCCCCTTGGACATCCTGATCACAAGTGAGGAGCCTCCTCCCCTTGACCAGTCTGTTCAGGGCCCTGGACACATGGTCACCCCTTGGGGTGATGGGATCCAGGCAGAGAGTCAGAAGCAGAGGCTGAGATGGGGCTGTGGTCTACGGAAAGAGACTGAGAAACGGACAGTGAGGGCCAAGGAAATAAAGGACACCCATCAGAGAGACAAGAGGAACTGAGACGGGGCACACAGAGTCCCAGCAGAGAGGACAGTCATCACCCAGCTCAGGGTCAAGGGTGTGTGAAGGGGGAAGCAGATCTATACAGGTCATGAATTTTCCTCCCGCAGGCCTGTACAGGAAACCGTCCCTCTCGGCCCAGCCGGGGCCCTCAGTGTCCTGGGGAGAGAATGTGACCCTGCAGTGTCGCTCGGAAATCTGGCTCGACACCTTCTACCTGTCCAAGGAGGGGtcacctgctcctccccagcaCATTCATCTGCAGGACACAACTGCACCTTCTCAGGTCAACTTCAACATGAGTCCTGTGACCTCAGACCAAGAGGGAACCTACAGGTGCTACGCCTCATCCAGCACCTCCCCCTACCTGTTGTCACACCCCAGTGACCCCCTGGAGCTGCTGGTCTCAGGTGAGGAACCCAGACTCTGTGTCCATTTTGGACCCAGACACTTGGGTCACTGCCCTGTTACGAGACAGCTTTGGgatgggatggggaggaggaataACAGGGGGATCAGCCACCGGGTGATCCCTCCCCACAGGGGATGGAAAAGATGGGGAGCCCCATGCCGTCTCCATGTGTTACCGCCACAAGAGGGGCGGGGCAGCACCAGGTGGTTGCAGGGAGGAGACTGATGAGTTAAAGGACGAGCTTTGAGCAGAGCAGTGGTGCTGAGGGGGACATGAGGACCACAACCCACAGCCTCCTTCCTGTTCCAGACAGCATTAGGAATCTGCAGAGCGTCACCCCCATGGACAATCCTCATGTCTGCCGGGAACAGAATCTTCTTAGCCTAGAGGAAACACAGCCTCCCCAGTCCTAGGCTGAACTTTGCTTTTCCTCTGCACTTCGAATATTTACAGAGGGGCCGTTCCCACAGGACCTGGGGCCAGGGGAGGTGGGAAGTGAAGGGAGGGGCCTCATGTGTGCAGCAGCATTGAGCTCATTGGTGCCCACTGGGTGGTAGTCAGTGTGAGGGGAAATGCATGAGGGAGAAGAAGCCCCTTTGCAGAGAAAAGAGCGGACTCCGCCTCTGTCCTTGGTGCTGATATCTAGAAACTAAGAGGATCATGGCATCTATGGAAATAGGTCCACAATATGAAGGGCAGAGTAGGGGCGTCTCTCATTTTCTGGTCAGGAGGATGGGGGTTCACTGGAAGTCATTACGCAGGTTGTGTCAGTTCAGCCACTCTTCACTGAGACATTGACAAAATCCTGTTCAGATCTGAGAGTTTGTTCTCTCAGTTGTCAAAGGCAGAATCCCACCCCCAATTTAAAAGACTAAATAGGTTCTGAACTTTGGTGTCAGTAAATTCGGTGGAATTCCTCTCTCTTGGGACTTCAGTAACCACTGACATTTTTTGAAAGCAAGGGGGGAAAGCCTGGATTTCTCCCCAATTTCCGTGAGCACCCGATTGTCAGCTGGATCAGGCCATCCTCCAAAACATCTTTCATAAGATTTCATGTTTCCTATTCTCTCCTCCCATCTGAGTggtacttgttgtttcttgataTTTCTGTCATCATTTGATCAAAGCCTATCTCATATCTGTagatctttatatttttgttcatgtgtccatctgcatttttattttgtcatttatctttattttgcatttcttatcAGTCTTCATACCTAGATGACAAACTGAATAATTAGAAGCAATGTGAGTTATGGTAATCCTCGCTCCTAGAAAAATGCCTGATGTGTGGTGTAGAAtccatcatttattttcaaaaagaataaattgataGTCAAAGAATAAAACTGCTTTGGAAATAATACAGTCACAAATCAGGGATTATAAGGAGCTGGCTGATGTGAAGGAATGATAAGGTACCCAGACTTTCACTCCATCACACTCCTGATTCTCAGAGCAAAATGAAgcctcaaatgtttattttttgcctcCTAATTAGATGGAAGATGAGACGCTGGAGATGCTTCCCTCCAGGCGTTGAGATTGTCATTAGCTAGTTTCAGGGACTCCCTCGACATGAGAGAAGAGATTACTTATGCATTCCTATGTCTCCTCAACCACACTCTATTTTTGACTCTCATGAGTAGTTGATACCCTCAGCCCATCACAAAACAAGCCAGACTCCAAGAAGATGAGTGAGGAGAAATTCTTGATTATGGCACTGGGCTGACAGGTTCAAATTCTGTCAATGAATGCAGGTGACACAGTGGACACACAGGCATCCCAGCATGATTTCAGTCTGCCCTGATCACAACAATCACTTTGTCCACATTCGCTAGCTTCAAACAGCCAAGATTACACAGCAGAGAATCTCATCTGAATGGATGACCTTTCTGAGTtccatcagctcagagccagccTTTAGGAAAGCCTGAGACAGTGACAAATGTGTGGATCTGGAGGCCTCCAAAGAGGAGGGTCCAGCCCAGGAGAGGGTGGAAAGAGCAGGGGCTTCCACACCAGGTGTCCCTGATTCTGCAGTTTCAGCGGAGATGACAGTTAGGTGGGCTGGATGAGGCGTGGGTGAATGAGGATGATCATGAGTAGACAGAGGCCTCCTACTCACCTCCTGATGCCTCTTTCTCAGAATCTGAACACTGGTGTCAGCCTCCATGGGACACTCCCCTAGAGAAGAGCCTTCCCTCCTGTGGGCACCATTCTGTTGCCCCCTGTGCAGACCTGGGGGCCTTTGTGCCACTCGGGGCACAACCGAGACCAAGTGGGGCCACACACAGCTCCCAGGAGTAATTTAGTCacctgtttgcttttttaaaaatctttttattaatttgtctattttgggtttatttggttttaaacgttatttactataatttttattttatatttctaagaagtcaattatttttcaatggaACCCTTCTGACTTACTGATAATAATTACATCCATCACAAGAAAATTGAAATCTCGCCTCTTAATTTCAAGACTATACATATATTCTATTTGCATTAAATACCACATGATACCGATATCAACGTAAAATGTTAAGATGGATGTGAAGGTCTTAAGGAAATACCTTCTTTTATCACTCAAATTATTTTCAGGCAAACACAgcaaaaatttctattttctaagcATAGAATTACTGACTTAtctatttcagtttatttttccattacttCAGGGGCTTATTagggaaaaaatcatttttaaacaacaaacaagGAATTTTTCTCCAGACAACTGAACATCTCATGAACAATTATATTTTCTCCCTGAATTTGGCCATGGTGAGATACACTGAAGGCTCTTGACTTGTTCTATGACATCTATCATTCAAACACTCTGATGACATatgtcattcattcttttttttttcaatttaatgtttatttatttttgagagagaaagacagagtgcaagtgggagaggggcatggagagagggagacacagaatctgaagcaggctccaggctccaagctatcagcacagagcctgacatggggcttgaactcacaaactgtgagatcatgacctgagctgaagtcggacacttaactgactgagttacccaggcacctaATTCTTACTTTCTGAATTATATAAGCTTACTCAAAATTTTTACATGGAGATTATAAAAAGCAGTGACCTgaaattggtttttgttttttgaaatcattttttttttcatttttaggtcAAAGCAGTTAAAATATAGTTGAAGGATTACCTAAATTTTTTGCTCACCCAGTTTGCTAACACCActgattttctcttccttacgacTTTGAGATCAAGACTGTGATGTCTTTGGTTCTGGACATTTATATGGAGAGAAGAGAggttatattttaagataaaaatcaaataattagtCCTCTCTCCTTGAACCCTTATAGCAGCTTCTAGAGTTCTTCATGgcagacaaagagagaaacacaaggaAAGAGTGAGATGAGTAGGAAGAAGTGAAAGAGGAGGAattgaaggaggaggagaaggatggTAATAATATTGATGATGATGAATATGACGGTGGTGATTATGACAGTGGTCACAGTCATGATGATGGTGGTGTTGATAgcaatgatgatggtgatgatgttgaATATGATGGTGGTTATTTTGATAGTggtcatgatgatgatgacggtggtgatggtgatgatggtggtgatggtgatgatgacgatgatgataatgatggtgatgatgtggaATATGCTGGTAATGGTGATGAAtatgatgataatggtggtggtgatgataatgaagGTGATGATAccaattatgatgatgatgaagctggtgatgatgatggtgacgatgaACATGGTGGTGGTAATGACCATGATTGTAGTTATGGTGATAATGATGCTGATGATGGCAGTGATGGTGattatggtgatgatggtgatgatgggatggtgatgataatggtgatgatggaaCTTCCCTCATCTATCTTGTCACACCTGGTCCATTTCGTGTCACCAGGCCCCTACATGCCACCTCCCTATTCTCTTCTAGACCCTCATACAACCACAGACATGGCTTCATTCCTTACTGAAGAGCATGCTTAGAACTTTTTGGGGACCTGCTCTTCCCAAAGCCTGTGACTCACCTTCTCTGGTCCTCATGTGACTCCCTTCAGTCTTCTCCTATTAAGGATTAAACTGAAATGTCACCTCCAAGTGAGGCCTTCTCTGTGACACTGTTCAGAACTACCTGCATACATAGACTCACAGAGAATCACAATCCAAGGCAGAAATACCATTTAATGTCCCACTAAGTTGATAACaccatttagaaaatattatgaatctgcatatgtgtgtgtatgtgtcacaCTGTAAGTATACCTACCTATATGAAGAATGATTTAATGAAAGAACATCTGGATGAGGAATTTGCAAGCGAAGATTGAAAGTCTGACCTGGAGGAAGGAAGCTGCTGGAGACAGAGTGAAAGGGAACCTGTCCCAGAGTTTCAACCTTCTGTGCACCTGAAATTCAGGTTCCCATGAAAACCAACCCCTCATCCATGGATCCTAGGTGCTCAGTTGTTGAATAAATACAAGCTTTTACACCTACAACTTCCCTTGCATGGTCCTGTACCTAGAATGAACAGGAGAATACAGGGGTTCAAgtgtttctgcacagcaaagctcTGCTCCAAAAAGTCAGAAGAAAGTTGCAATTCACAAAacacagggagacagaaataATCCAATGAGAATGGAGAGTATGCTTAGGGACTACATAATAGTTATATCATGAGAAGTGGGGGAGATAGAAGAACCCACAGGCCAGGGGATAAGTTTGAGTTCATTCAGCTTCTCATCTTCCCCCACTTTTTATTTGTTCCCAAAAGCAGCTGACGCCATCCTCCCATCACAGGACAAGTCAGACCCCAACAGTGGTGAGTAGGCAAACCTGTCATGGGACTGATGTGGAATGTGAAGTCTTGTCAAGAAGAGGCGGGTGCTCTGAGTGGACATCCAGCATCAGGACAATTTTTGTCTCCCTGACCCAGTGTCCTCTTTTTTCCTCAATTCCTAGACTCCCACTCCAAAGATTACACAGTGGAGAATCTCATCCGCATGGGCATGGCTGGCTTGATTCTGGTGGTCCTTGGGATTCTACTATTTCGGGATCACTCCAGTCAGAGGAGAATCCAAGATGAGGCCAGGAGGTAAACACAAGAGACAACAATGCCAACAGTTAGTGTGCCCGGGAATTTCTGCAATAGTATGTGGGCCCTGTGCCGTGTGAACTCCTCACTCGTCATTGTGAGGAGGAGGACTCATGGCTCATGTACAGGGAAAATGCCTGGACTGTTCTGCCATTAAACTGTGGACTCTCCTTCCCAACCATGGTTGGGTTGTCTTGACTGGCTCTTGTCTTTCCCCTTTCGCTGAAACCAGCTTATATCCTACATTGTAGATATCACTCCACACCTCCATATACCATCACGCTCTGGCACAGTTTTAGATAACCCATTTCCCTCCACTTCTAATCACCATGTACCTTGAGGTCCATGAAGAGGTCTCCATCCCTTTAGTTCAGATAATGCAGgctgtcttattttattttattttttgagattatcaaatgaattatttatttatttttaatatggaatttattgtcaaattggcttccatacaacacccagtgctcatcccaacaggtgccctccttaatgcccatcacccaccctcccctccctcccaccccccatcaaccctcagtttattctcagtttttaagagtctcttatggtttgcctccctctctctctaacttttttttccttcccttcccccatggtcttctgttaagtttctcaggatccacaaaagagagaaaacatatggtatctgtatttctctgtacgacttatttcacttagcataacactctccagttccatccacattgctacaaaaggccagatttcattctttctcattgccaactagtattccattgtatatataaaccacaatttctttatccattcatcagctgatggacatttaggctctttccataatttggctattgttggaagtgctgctataaacattggggtacaagtgcccccatgcatcagcactcttgtatcccttgggtaaattcctagcagtgctattgctgggtcatagggtagatctatttttaattttttgaggaacctccacactgttttccagagtggctgcaccagtttgcattcccaccaacagtgcaagagggttcctgtttctccacattttcctgatttgttcattttagccactccaactggcgtgaggtgatatctcagtgtggttttgatttgtatttccctgatgaggagtgatgttgagcatcttttcatgtgcctgttggccatctggatgtcttctttcgagaagtgtctattcatgttttaatgcaggctgttttatttatttatttttttaatttttttttcaacattttttatttttgggacagagagagacagagcatgaacgggggaggggcagagagagagggagacacagaatcggaaacaggctccaggctccgagccatcagcccagagcgtcgggctcgaactcacggagcgcgagatcgtgacctggctgaagtccgtcgcttaaccgactgcgccacccaggcacccctaatgcaGGCTGTTGTTTTAAAGAATCATAAATCAGCTAAAAAGATGCAGCCTGAATGAGATAAATCCACAAAATACCCAACAACTGCTATGCATCGCTTCACTTCCATCACCTGGTCTGCACTGCCTCTGAGAAACCCACTGTGCAAAATGCTAATTTGTGGCATTGACCAGTGTCTCTGGTGTATCTTCTCCCTTCATAAGCAATAACAAAGTGCCACTGTGAGGTCCCGATGGGGAGCCATGTGCAGAACTGATGTCACAAAACAGTACAAGGCAACATAGGATCCCTTTAATGCCACTCTGCTGGCCCCAAAGTGCACTGGTGTTTCCCAGTATTTGATGTGTAATGTAACAATTGTTTCTACTTCTGTTTATGGCACAGTTTCAGTGAAATCACAAGACCGAAGCTCCAGCACATCCACATGAGatgcaaagagaaaaagtatAATATCAATCATGGGAGAGGGACGTGAGCACACTACCTAATACATTACTTGTAGGATGTAAGTTACATGAAATTGAGAGACGGGATTATAGTTCTCTCCTTACAGCGAGAGACACATAGCTGTGATCTCTTGTAGCTTGAACTACAAACTTTAGTAGCTGTGTACTACTGATCTTGTAGCTGTGAACTACAAACTTTAGagaatattatacatacataccagAATTCTTTCACAAGAACACTGACAAGAGATACTCATATTAACCAAAAATCATCATCAGATTATATGCACAggcaagaaaagaggaaacacagaaaactTATGATCTATGTAGGATGTACAAAATTGTACACTCTATATCTGTAAAAATACACCAGTAGATTGCAAATGATCGTGTATTTTTATGTTCAAACATGAGAGTGAAAATGTAAGATTATGAAAACCAGGATTATTCTATCCTCATTTAATATGATCTTATCTTATTGATGACATCTAtgaagaccttatttccaaaaaaCATGTATTCACAGGTACCTGGGATGAAGACTTGAATGTATCATTTGGGTGACATAATTCAATCACAAAAGCAACCCAATATACACAGGGATGAATTAAGCAGAGAAGGTGCAATATTTAcatgttagggttttttttttttatatgctgaaagaaatttgaaaagacctAAGTCAATGGAATGGCATCCCAGGATCACAGCTTGGAAGAAGTGATGTGGTAAAAGTGATGATACCTATTCTCCCAGGCAATCTACCAgatcaattcaatccctatcaaagtaccaaAGGCTGTTtcagcagaaatgaaaaagacaaatcttTAATGCAAAGTTTGCAAAagggggcacctcagtggctcggtcggttcagcgtatgacttcggctcaggtcaatatctcacagttcatgagttggagcaccacatcgggctcactgctgtcagcatagagcctgcttcagattctgtctccctctctctctgcccctaccctgcttgctctctctcaaaaataaacaaacacgtTTAAAAAACTTTGCAAAAGACTCACAATGCCCAAAATCTAGAAAAGGGTGAAGTTGGAGaacacacttcttgatttcaaacttacTAAAAACAGTGTAATCAAACAGGGTGCTATTGGCATCAACACAGATACACTGATGCATGGAACATTTTTGGAGATATAAACCTATACATATGATAAGTTGATAAGTTGACTTTTGACAAGGGTACCAAGACCAGTCAGTGAATAAAGAATAATCTCTTCCACAAatttgttgggaaaactggatatccacctgCAATAGAATGAAGCTGGATCCTTACACATTACACACAAAAATTAGCTGTAAATGGATTGATATAAGAGCTCAAGTTCTACAGTCCTATAGAAGAACACAGACTAAACTTTCATAACTTTGACTTGGCAACAGTTCCTTCGATATCACACCAAAAAGATAagtagtaaaagaaacaaaacagatcaattgaatttcatcaaaattaaatatatatgtgcagtCGAAAGTGgaaaagacaggggtgcctgggtggctcagttggttgagcgttcgactttggctcaggtcatgatctcacagttcatgagttcgagccccgcatctggctctgtgcagacagctaggagcctgaagtcagcttcgagttctgtgtctccctctccctctgcccctcccccactcacattctgtctttctctcaaaaatgaataaacactaaaaaaattaaagaaagtggaaaagaCAGCCtataaaatagtaagaaatatttacaaaccaaatATCTAACCAGAGAGTAGtattcacaatatataaagaacacctttaactcaacagcaaaaacaaacaaaaaaatcaacttaaaaaattagtCAAGTggcttgaacagacattttcacAAACAGGATACACAAATGGGCagcaagcatatgaaaagagTCTCAGCTGATTCATCAttaggaaattcaaataaaagcacaatgagatacgacTTCGCTCCCACTATACTGgctataatttggaaaaaaatacaagtgtcattgaggatgtggaggaatctGAACCCTCACATTTTGCTTTTGGAAATGTGAAATGGatcggccactgtggaaaaccctTTGGCAGGTCATTAAAAAGTTAATCCCAGAATTACCATATAACCAGGAAATTTCACTTCTAGGCATAAGTTTTAGCTCTGCAACATAGATAATTCTAGAAATCCCTGTGTAACCACATGCCGGTAGCGAACAATATGTTAGTGGAATAGAAACCTgcaaagagagtagatctcatgaTAAGTGCTCTTACcacaatgaaaaacagaaataaaaaagaattgcatACAAGTCATCAAGCACACAGTTATGCATGTATGCTCACAAACGACTCACAGGAGACAAAAAGTGtcaataatccaaatgtccaccaacagatatatggatgaacaaacaaacaaaacgaaaaTATGCATTAATTGCCTCCAATTTGTGCTTTGCACCAAGTGAAAGACAGGATTCACAGTCTGGACAAAGAGCTAATTGTCTGGGGGACAAGAGGCAGTGAGGAGGCAGGAATGACTCAGGTTTTGATGGAGAGAAGGTGCTGCTGTTACAGGAAGacaaggtcagagagagaaagtgtgaaagagaaacaaacctaCAAACCCAAGCTCAGATCCAGGGGTGGTTCCCTCTGCAAGTCAGTGAACAGTATTATAAAAGTGTTCCCCATCCTTCTTCTCTTGGGGTCACCCAGCCTGTGACAGCCCCATTGGGTCCTCCTGTCAACTGAGGCAGGTGTGGGACACCTCTCAATTCCTCACTCCCACATCTCACATGATGACAGTCCAGACAGCTCTGCCCTGGAACCCTCTTTCCATGACCCTGTCCAGCACCACAGTAAAGCACAAAGACTCAAGACATCATGTTGGAGTTACCATATCAGCTTCTTTCTGGTCCCCACTCCAGACCTCACCCCTTGATGAACTGTTTTATTCTCATGATCCCAAACATGCCTGTCTCGACCCTCCTCTGCACAAAACCCACCCACTTGTCTCCACCTTCCTCCCATGAGACCCACGTGTCTATACCTGATACTCCACGTGCTGATGACCAGGCAGGGCCTGCTTCTCCCCACAGGCAAACTCACCCCAGttcacctcctccttccccagacaCCACACACACTAGGTTATAATTACACATGTGTCCTCCTGGGATGTACTCACTGAGCCCATCTGAACACAGCAGACTGCTTCCCAAACCTCTGAGGCCCTGAAAACAACAAAGAACTCTCGCTGCCTCTTCCCACTCAGCTATGAATGTATTTGTTACAGGGAGTGTGTGAGTGGATCCCAAGAACCCACAACACCACGTGGAATGCAGATCGGCTCATCATGCAGTGGTTAGATTAAGGTCAGAGGGTTAACACTGCTGGCTATCAACACCATCCTCCTACAGAACATGAATCTCCAGTGCTTGGTGACATGACCAGATGTGGTAACTACTCACTAAACGTTGGTTGTTTCCCAGGAtggtggaaagaaggaagaaactttCCATttacagaactcaggaaagggAAGTGTCTCACCCAGATCACACAGCCTCTACAAGAGGCACAGGCAGAACTAGAACTGAAATTGGACCGACTCCCAGGCCCGGTTCTCCCTCCCCCATGTCGTGCTCCAGGACCAAATTCACTGTCTGGACTTAGGCTTGGTGGGGAGCAGGCAGAATTGGGGTCTTGTGAGACTCACATCTGGTTTGAAAGGTCACAGGGCCTCTGCCCTACAATTTTTAACTGAGATGGAGGTCATCAATACGGACATGAGGGTTACTTCAGAGATAGGATCCAACCACTTCCCATTCGATGGTAGTGTGGGCATCCTATGGGTCTTGGTCCAAGATTGAACTGTAACTAGCATGCCTGGCCTCCTCTTGGCCCCCAGCGAGGGCATTTTGAGAAAGTTCATGATCAAAGAGTAGCTCCCCTTTCCTGTGGAATTTCTACATCAAAATTCCTCATATATGACATTCTGTGAATCTGTTCTTTCTGATCCTGTTATCCCCTCATGTGAGTAAGAAAGGATGAAAGAagctacaaaacaaccagaacaACTAATTAAATGGCAGTAGTAAGTCTTCACATATCAGCAACCACTTCCAACGTAAATGGATTATCAAAAGACAGCATGACTGAGGGATAGAAAGAAATAACATCCAACTATAGGCTGCCTACGGAAGACTCACTTCAGCTTCAAGTCACACGATGACTGAAAGGGAAAGGAGGTGCAGTGGAGCGAAAGCACAGATAATAAACGTTGTGAGAATGTAAGGTGTACAAGTGTTGATTGACTCCACCATGGCATTAGCAAACTCCTCCctcacatcacataattaccatctCTTTATTTGTGGTGAGAATATTGAAGATCTATTCTCTAAGCAGCTTACAAGGATTTAATACAGTATTATTCCCTATAATCACTATGCTCTGCATTACA is drawn from Felis catus isolate Fca126 chromosome E2, F.catus_Fca126_mat1.0, whole genome shotgun sequence and contains these coding sequences:
- the LOC111558116 gene encoding leukocyte immunoglobulin-like receptor subfamily A member 2 isoform X1, with the translated sequence MGGSIRTQTLTALLCLGLCWGPWDQVQARYLPKPSIRAEPSPNVTRGTPVTIWCQASLQADVYYLYKETASEPTSMEISQESSDKANFYLGFMSPHNAGRYQCQYHSRNGWSQRSDLLPLVVTGVYNPPSLSAIPGPVVASGGNVSLSCSSPYPWQTFRLLKEGGADAPRHLELKFPREKRQALFPVGPVSTSHGGTYRCYVSPASYPYVWSLPSDPLHLQVTGAYREPTLSAQPGSLVQPGDNLTLQCHSEAGFDTFALMKDEGLTPPMRLDGQPSPNFSLGCVTPTHGGQYRCYGGHNLSSTWSVPSAPLDILITSLYRKPSLSAQPGPSVSWGENVTLQCRSEIWLDTFYLSKEGSPAPPQHIHLQDTTAPSQVNFNMSPVTSDQEGTYRCYASSSTSPYLLSHPSDPLELLVSAADAILPSQDKSDPNSDSHSKDYTVENLIRMGMAGLILVVLGILLFRDHSSQRRIQDEARR
- the LOC111558116 gene encoding leukocyte immunoglobulin-like receptor subfamily A member 6 isoform X4, with the translated sequence MGGSIRTQTLTALLCLGLCWGPWDQVQARYLPKPSIRAEPSPNVTRGTPVTIWCQASLQADVYYLYKETASEPTSMEISQESSDKANFYLGFMSPHNAGRYQCQYHSRNGWSQRSDLLPLVVTGVYNPPSLSAIPGPVVASGGNVSLSCSSPYPWQTFRLLKEGGADAPRHLELKFPREKRQALFPVGPVSTSHGGTYRCYVSPASYPYVWSLPSDPLHLQVTGAYREPTLSAQPGSLVQPGDNLTLQCHSEAGFDTFALMKDEGLTPPMRLDGQPSPNFSLGCVTPTHGGQYRCYGGHNLSSTWSVPSAPLDILITSLYRKPSLSAQPGPSVSWGENVTLQCRSEIWLDTFYLSKEGSPAPPQHIHLQDTTAPSQVNFNMSPVTSDQEGTYRCYASSSTSPYLLSHPSDPLELLVSDSHSKDYTVENLIRMGMAGLILVVLGILLFRDHSSQRRIQDEARR
- the LOC111558116 gene encoding leukocyte immunoglobulin-like receptor subfamily A member 6 isoform X3; translation: MGGSIRTQTLTALLCLGYLPKPSIRAEPSPNVTRGTPVTIWCQASLQADVYYLYKETASEPTSMEISQESSDKANFYLGFMSPHNAGRYQCQYHSRNGWSQRSDLLPLVVTGVYNPPSLSAIPGPVVASGGNVSLSCSSPYPWQTFRLLKEGGADAPRHLELKFPREKRQALFPVGPVSTSHGGTYRCYVSPASYPYVWSLPSDPLHLQVTGAYREPTLSAQPGSLVQPGDNLTLQCHSEAGFDTFALMKDEGLTPPMRLDGQPSPNFSLGCVTPTHGGQYRCYGGHNLSSTWSVPSAPLDILITSLYRKPSLSAQPGPSVSWGENVTLQCRSEIWLDTFYLSKEGSPAPPQHIHLQDTTAPSQVNFNMSPVTSDQEGTYRCYASSSTSPYLLSHPSDPLELLVSAADAILPSQDKSDPNSDSHSKDYTVENLIRMGMAGLILVVLGILLFRDHSSQRRIQDEARR
- the LOC111558116 gene encoding leukocyte immunoglobulin-like receptor subfamily A member 2 isoform X5 — protein: MGGSIRTQTLTALLCLGLCWGPWDQVQAKTASEPTSMEISQESSDKANFYLGFMSPHNAGRYQCQYHSRNGWSQRSDLLPLVVTGVYNPPSLSAIPGPVVASGGNVSLSCSSPYPWQTFRLLKEGGADAPRHLELKFPREKRQALFPVGPVSTSHGGTYRCYVSPASYPYVWSLPSDPLHLQVTGAYREPTLSAQPGSLVQPGDNLTLQCHSEAGFDTFALMKDEGLTPPMRLDGQPSPNFSLGCVTPTHGGQYRCYGGHNLSSTWSVPSAPLDILITSLYRKPSLSAQPGPSVSWGENVTLQCRSEIWLDTFYLSKEGSPAPPQHIHLQDTTAPSQVNFNMSPVTSDQEGTYRCYASSSTSPYLLSHPSDPLELLVSAADAILPSQDKSDPNSDSHSKDYTVENLIRMGMAGLILVVLGILLFRDHSSQRRIQDEARR
- the LOC111558116 gene encoding leukocyte immunoglobulin-like receptor subfamily A member 6 isoform X2; its protein translation is MGGSIRTQTLTALLCLGLCWGPWDQVQARYLPKPSIRAEPSPNVTRGTPVTIWCQASLQADVYYLYKETASEPTSMEISQESSDKANFYLGFMSPHNAGRYQCQYHSRNGWSQRSDLLPLVVTGVYNPPSLSAIPGPVVASGGNVSLSCSSPYPWQTFRLLKEGGADAPRHLELKFPREKRQALFPVGPVSTSHGGTYRCYVSPASYPYVWSLPSDPLHLQVTGAYREPTLSAQPGSLVQPGDNLTLQCHSEAGFDTFALMKDEGLTPPMRLDGQPSPNFSLGCVTPTHGGQYRCYGGHNLSSTWSVPSAPLDILITSLYRKPSLSAQPGPSVSWGENVTLQCRSEIWLDTFYLSKEGSPAPPQHIHLQDTTAPSQVNFNMSPVTSDQEGTYRCYASSSTSPYLLSHPSDPLELLVSADAILPSQDKSDPNSDSHSKDYTVENLIRMGMAGLILVVLGILLFRDHSSQRRIQDEARR